GGCAAGAATCTCCGGCACATCCTCGACCTTTGGCCAGTTCAGCTGAAGATTGTGGCGTGTCGTGAAATGGCCATAGCCCCGGTCGTATTTGCGGGCAACGTGGCCCAGCTTGCGCAGCTGGGCGGAACTCATCATCCCGTAAGGCACGGCGATGCGGAACATTGGCGCATGGCGCTGGATATACAGGCCGTTCTGCAGGCGCAGCGGACGGAATTCGTCATCGGCCAGTTCGCCGGCTTTCCAGCGGCGGACCTGATCGCGGAACTGGTCGACACGCTCATTGATCAGCTGGCGGTCGATAGCATCGTATTTGTACATGAAACGTCCTTAGGCAAAAACCAGCTTGGTACCGATCAGCACCAGCATGGAGGCCAGAATGCGGCGCAGGATATGCTCCGGCACTTTGGCGGAAACTTGGGTACCCAGCCAAATGCCGGGTATCGAACCGAGAAGCAGGCTGCCGAGCAGCGGCCAGTCAACCCCGCCCAGCATCCAGTGACCCAGCCCGGCGACCAGGGTCAGCGGCACGGCGTGGGCAACATCCGATCCGACAATGCGGACCGTGGAAAGTTTGGGATAGAGGAAAAACAATGCCGCAACGCCAAGTGCGCCGGCACCGACGGACGAGATGGTGACCAGCACGCCGAGTATGGCGCCGACGGCGACCGTGATTTTGCCCAGGCAGCAGCGGCGTAGTGCGGAATCTTCGTGTTTTCCGGCATATTCGCGCAGCTTGCGGCCGAAAAGGATGGCTACCGCAGTCAGCAGCAGCGCGAAACCGAGTCCGTTCGAAATCACCTGACCGATGACATTGCTCCCCTTCGGCATCTGGGAGAGGATCCAGACCGTGATGGCAGCAGCAGGAATGCTACCCATGGCAAGCCGGCTGGTAATCGACCAGTCAATGTGGCCTTTTCTGCCATGCGCCACCGTGCCGCCCGCCTTGGTCATCGCCGCGTAAAGCAGGTCGGTGCCGACAGCCGTAGCTGGCGGGACGCCGAAGAGCAGCACGAGCAGCGGCGTCATTAGCGAGCCGCCGCCAACGCCCGTCAGGCCAACAATGGCCCCGACGCCGAAGCCGGAAAGGGTGTAAAGATAATCCATGGAAGGCATGCTAACAGCGGCTATTTGAATCAAAAAGAATATTGAGTTAGATTGTTATATCGTTCTGTTATTAAGCGTGCCATGAAACTCCAGCAACTTCGGTACATCGTCGAAATTCAGCGTCAGGGATTGAATGTCTCCGAGGCAGCGGAATCCCTGTATACCTCACAGCCTGGCATCTCAAAGCAGGTCAAGCTGCTTGAAGACGAACTCGGGATTTCCATTTTCGAGCGTAGCGGCAAACGCTTTACCGGTGTCACCGAGCCGGGGAAAGCAGTGCTGGCCATCGCCGAGCGAATTCTGCGCGAGGCCGAAAATCTGAAGCGGGCGAGCAGTGAATTTGCCAGTGGCGATAGCGGCCGCCTTGTCCTGGCGGCCAC
The nucleotide sequence above comes from Betaproteobacteria bacterium. Encoded proteins:
- a CDS encoding sulfite exporter TauE/SafE family protein, with translation MDYLYTLSGFGVGAIVGLTGVGGGSLMTPLLVLLFGVPPATAVGTDLLYAAMTKAGGTVAHGRKGHIDWSITSRLAMGSIPAAAITVWILSQMPKGSNVIGQVISNGLGFALLLTAVAILFGRKLREYAGKHEDSALRRCCLGKITVAVGAILGVLVTISSVGAGALGVAALFFLYPKLSTVRIVGSDVAHAVPLTLVAGLGHWMLGGVDWPLLGSLLLGSIPGIWLGTQVSAKVPEHILRRILASMLVLIGTKLVFA